The Thermomonospora curvata DSM 43183 DNA segment GGGTGCGCATGCTGTGCAGCGCGAAACCGCGCTCGGTGCGGGAGTAGATCAGCTCCTGCGAGGAGGGCGCCACGCGCGCCAGGACGCCCAGCCAGGCGAAGGGATAGTCGCGTTCGTAGACGGTCAGCACCCCCTCGGGGATGGACCGCCGGGTCACCCCGTGGAAGCCGTCGCAGCCGGCGATCACGTCGCACTCCAGGCGGACGTCCCGGCCGTGGGAGTCGGTGTAGGTGACCGACGGGGCGGGGGAGTCCACATCGTGCACGGCCACGTCGGAGACTTCGAACTCGATGCGGCCCGCGTCGGCCAGCCGTGCGGCGATGAGGTCTTTGACGACTTCCTGCTGCCCGTAGACGGTGATGCAGCGGCCGGGCACCAGCTTTTCGAAGGCGATGCGGTGCCCTTGTCCTCCATAGCGCAGTTCGATGCCATGGTGCGGCATTCCTTCGCGTTGCAGCCGCTCCCCCACGCCCGCTTCGATGAGGGTGTCGACCGTGCCTTGTTCCAGCACGCCCGCCCGCACGCGTTTTTCCACGTAGTCGCGGGAACGGATCTCCAGGACCACCGAGGTGATCCCGCGCCGGTGCAGCAAGTGCGACAGCAGCAGGCCGGCCGGGCCCGCGCCCACGATCGCCACCTGAGTCCGCTCGGTCCGCATCGCGCCCTCCTCGTCCGGGATTCTCCACGATCCTGCCGCCGGACGGGACGCACGCGGCCGTCGTCTTTCCGCTCAGCGGAAACGCGCGGTCACAGCGGTTCCTCACTGCCGGTATGCGTCCTGGTCAGCGCCCTTTTCGCACACAGCGACAAGCGAACCGCATTCTGGACGAGTTGCGCGAAATCGGTCGCCGAACTTTCCCGGTGCCTGCTTTTCCCTGCGGGAGCCGAGAAGCCGGAGGGCACCGAGCCCGGTGGCGCCCTGCAGGTCACCGCCTCGCCCCCGGGTGCGGCATTCCCGTCCCGGGCCACGGAAACGGCATGGCGAAAAGGTTCGCCGGTTCAGGCGGGGCCGTGGAGGAGGGCGTGCCGTCGCGCCGCGCGGCGGTGCCGGGCCGCCGGCTCCGGC contains these protein-coding regions:
- the pobA gene encoding 4-hydroxybenzoate 3-monooxygenase, translated to MRTERTQVAIVGAGPAGLLLSHLLHRRGITSVVLEIRSRDYVEKRVRAGVLEQGTVDTLIEAGVGERLQREGMPHHGIELRYGGQGHRIAFEKLVPGRCITVYGQQEVVKDLIAARLADAGRIEFEVSDVAVHDVDSPAPSVTYTDSHGRDVRLECDVIAGCDGFHGVTRRSIPEGVLTVYERDYPFAWLGVLARVAPSSQELIYSRTERGFALHSMRTPQISRFYLQVAPDETLEAWPDERIWAELKARLETVEGFTLQTGPILEKGITPMRSFVVEPMQYGRLYLAGDAAHIVPPTGAKGLNLAVADVRVLTNALVSWYRTGSTELLERYSADCLKRVWRAQHFSWWMTTLLHTFDSDDAFGRRLQLSHLDYVTGSEAAATTLAENYVGLPFESALYD